Proteins co-encoded in one Hyalangium ruber genomic window:
- a CDS encoding sigma 54-dependent Fis family transcriptional regulator → MSEQDEEGQSPPSENPTATATLQHPAKRGPVRLKLVVLSGPEAGKSYPLEPGQYRIGKDASCEIVLTEKTVSRLHLVLEVQEDRVIARDQSSRNGSFFEGRRFSELELGPGTVVVVGAVSVKVVAQDSRERPRLLSSRERFGGLVGRSRKMREVFTLLERLAPGTSDVLIQGETGTGKEVCAEAIHQESSRQKGPLVVVDMAGIAPSLIESELFGHVKGAFTGANSDRAGAFERAHGGTVFMDEVGELPLDIQPRLLRVLERRQVKRVGANDYRTVDVRVVAATHVDLEAAVKAGKFRADLFHRLAVLRVMLPPLRERPEDIPLLVDTVLQRMGRPPSALSEQTRAMLSQYPWPGNVRELRNVVDQVVNLGEEALPEMAEAPSKQRPAGPERELPFKEAKERLIDGFERDYLKGLLERCEGNLSRAAREAGIDRVYLRKLARKHGLVDDSRGAQED, encoded by the coding sequence GTGTCCGAACAGGATGAAGAGGGCCAGTCCCCCCCGTCCGAGAACCCGACGGCGACAGCCACCCTGCAGCACCCGGCGAAGCGCGGTCCTGTCCGGCTGAAGCTGGTGGTGCTGTCGGGCCCCGAGGCTGGCAAGAGCTACCCGCTGGAGCCGGGGCAGTACCGGATCGGCAAGGATGCCTCCTGCGAGATTGTGCTCACGGAGAAGACCGTCTCCCGGCTGCACCTGGTCCTGGAAGTGCAAGAGGACCGCGTCATTGCCAGGGACCAGAGCTCGCGCAACGGCTCGTTCTTCGAAGGCCGGCGCTTCTCCGAGCTGGAGCTGGGGCCCGGTACCGTGGTGGTCGTGGGAGCCGTCTCCGTCAAGGTGGTGGCGCAGGACTCGCGCGAGCGTCCGCGCCTGCTCTCCTCGCGGGAGCGCTTTGGCGGGCTGGTAGGGCGCAGCCGGAAGATGCGCGAGGTTTTCACCCTGCTCGAGCGCCTGGCGCCGGGGACCTCGGATGTCCTCATCCAGGGCGAGACGGGGACAGGCAAGGAAGTGTGCGCCGAGGCCATTCATCAGGAGAGCTCGCGCCAGAAGGGCCCCTTGGTGGTGGTGGACATGGCGGGCATTGCCCCGTCGCTCATCGAGTCGGAGCTGTTCGGGCACGTGAAGGGAGCCTTCACGGGAGCCAACAGTGACCGGGCAGGAGCCTTCGAGCGGGCCCACGGAGGCACCGTCTTCATGGACGAGGTGGGCGAGCTGCCGCTGGACATCCAGCCGCGGTTGCTGAGGGTGTTGGAGCGCCGCCAGGTGAAGCGGGTGGGCGCCAATGATTACCGCACGGTGGACGTGCGGGTGGTGGCGGCGACGCACGTGGACCTGGAGGCGGCGGTGAAGGCGGGGAAGTTCCGCGCGGATCTGTTCCACCGGCTGGCGGTGCTGCGCGTCATGCTGCCGCCCCTGCGCGAGCGGCCCGAGGACATTCCGCTGCTGGTAGACACGGTATTGCAACGGATGGGCCGGCCGCCCAGCGCGCTGTCGGAGCAGACACGGGCGATGCTGAGCCAGTACCCGTGGCCGGGCAATGTGCGCGAGCTGCGCAACGTGGTGGACCAGGTGGTGAACCTGGGCGAGGAGGCGCTGCCCGAGATGGCGGAGGCGCCCAGCAAGCAGCGCCCGGCAGGGCCAGAGAGGGAACTGCCGTTCAAGGAGGCCAAGGAGCGGCTCATCGACGGCTTCGAGCGCGACTACCTCAAGGGTCTGCTGGAGCGCTGCGAGGGCAACCTGTCCCGGGCCGCGCGCGAGGCCGGCATCGATCGCGTGTACCTGCGCAAGCTGGCGCGAAAGCACGGGCTGGTGGACGACAGCCGGGGCGCTCAGGAGGACTGA
- a CDS encoding amidohydrolase family protein has translation MRAQMWNGKWVTKLGAFASASVLLCSQSAVAEDLLLQNVAIVSPELREPARNRHVLIRGERIVQISAKALAAPNAKRIDARGLYLTPGVMDSHVHVSTPPGLPLGADDPTLVALNAAYVRQQPRSYLYFGVTQVIDLAGVAEGVAAFEAQPLRPDLFRCGAAVVLNGYPMALFDTSVRLRVFPDYVFEPANAAAHPLPAGEDPAKHTPEAVVEAIAARGARCVKVFIEDGFGERSDWPLMSTATLKRVQAAARKHHLLLVAHANAIDMQRMAVALPVDVLAHGLWNWNEYRAKEGVPEAIAQHLRLIHTRKIGLQPTLRVLPGIADLFRADTLQDPVYAKVVPPALLAWYGSEAGQWFKREMQRDFGGAPDAKIAQVNLSTNDQNMRSVRFLNKLGHPLLLGSDTPSAPTYGNQPGYDTYREMRSMAQAGVPLRAILEAATLNNARQFGLEKDYGTVEAGKIANLLLLKTNPLESVQAWADIERVILHGRVIERETLAADH, from the coding sequence ATGAGGGCCCAGATGTGGAACGGTAAATGGGTGACGAAGCTGGGGGCCTTCGCAAGCGCCTCAGTCCTCTTGTGCTCGCAGAGCGCGGTGGCGGAAGACCTGCTGCTCCAGAACGTCGCGATCGTCTCGCCAGAGCTGCGTGAGCCCGCGCGCAATCGCCACGTCCTCATTCGCGGCGAACGCATCGTCCAGATCAGTGCGAAGGCGCTCGCCGCGCCGAATGCAAAGCGTATCGACGCGCGCGGGCTCTATCTCACGCCCGGAGTGATGGACTCGCATGTGCATGTCAGTACGCCGCCGGGGCTGCCGCTGGGCGCCGATGATCCGACGCTGGTGGCGCTGAATGCAGCCTATGTACGCCAGCAGCCACGGAGCTATCTGTACTTCGGCGTGACGCAAGTGATCGATCTGGCCGGTGTCGCCGAAGGCGTTGCCGCGTTCGAAGCGCAGCCGCTGCGGCCAGACCTGTTCCGCTGCGGCGCCGCTGTCGTGCTCAACGGCTATCCGATGGCGTTGTTCGATACGAGCGTCCGCCTTCGGGTGTTTCCAGATTACGTGTTCGAGCCGGCGAATGCCGCGGCACACCCGCTGCCTGCAGGCGAGGACCCCGCGAAACACACGCCGGAGGCCGTCGTCGAGGCCATCGCCGCGAGGGGTGCGCGGTGCGTGAAGGTGTTTATCGAGGACGGCTTCGGCGAGCGCTCCGACTGGCCCCTGATGAGCACGGCGACGTTGAAGCGCGTGCAAGCTGCGGCGCGCAAGCACCACCTGCTGCTCGTCGCACACGCGAACGCCATCGACATGCAGCGCATGGCGGTCGCGCTACCCGTTGACGTGCTGGCGCATGGGCTGTGGAACTGGAACGAGTACCGCGCGAAGGAGGGCGTGCCCGAGGCCATCGCCCAGCACCTGCGCCTCATCCACACCCGCAAGATCGGGCTTCAGCCGACGCTGCGCGTCCTGCCCGGAATCGCCGATCTGTTCCGCGCCGACACGCTGCAAGACCCGGTGTACGCGAAGGTTGTCCCGCCCGCGCTCCTCGCCTGGTATGGGAGCGAGGCAGGTCAGTGGTTCAAGCGCGAGATGCAACGGGACTTCGGCGGCGCACCCGACGCGAAGATCGCGCAGGTGAACCTGAGCACGAATGATCAGAACATGCGCAGCGTGCGGTTCCTGAACAAGCTGGGCCATCCTCTGCTGCTCGGCAGCGATACGCCTTCCGCCCCGACGTATGGCAATCAGCCGGGGTATGACACCTATCGCGAGATGCGCTCGATGGCGCAGGCTGGCGTTCCTCTGCGAGCCATCCTGGAGGCCGCGACGCTCAACAATGCGCGCCAGTTCGGACTCGAGAAGGATTACGGAACCGTCGAAGCGGGAAAGATCGCGAACCTGCTGCTGCTGAAGACAAACCCGCTCGAAAGCGTGCAAGCGTGGGCCGATATCGAGCGGGTGATCCTCCATGGCCGGGTGATCGAGCGGGAAACGCTCGCCGCGGACCATTGA
- a CDS encoding DUF1993 domain-containing protein codes for MATSLYDLSVPTFLQTVRAVAGFLDRAAKHCAETGVDPDDFVNARLFDDMAPFHFQIEATWHHSVWGVEALKTGVFAPPALVGPVPFADLQAMIGKAEVALEAFTPDEVDPCAGKDLDLQIGPRRLAFTSETFILSFSLPNFHFHAVTAYDILRSRGVPLGKRDYEGRLRTRST; via the coding sequence ATGGCGACATCACTCTACGACCTCAGCGTGCCCACCTTCCTGCAGACCGTGAGGGCCGTCGCGGGCTTTCTCGACCGTGCGGCCAAGCACTGCGCTGAGACGGGTGTTGATCCCGACGACTTCGTGAACGCGCGCCTTTTCGACGACATGGCGCCCTTCCACTTTCAGATCGAAGCCACATGGCACCATTCCGTGTGGGGGGTGGAAGCCCTTAAGACCGGTGTGTTCGCCCCGCCGGCCTTGGTCGGACCGGTCCCTTTCGCCGACCTGCAGGCGATGATCGGCAAAGCGGAAGTGGCGCTGGAGGCGTTCACGCCCGACGAGGTCGACCCATGCGCGGGCAAGGACCTGGACCTTCAGATCGGGCCGCGGAGGCTCGCCTTCACGTCGGAGACGTTCATTCTCTCGTTCTCCCTGCCGAACTTCCATTTCCACGCCGTCACTGCCTACGACATCCTCCGCTCGCGCGGTGTACCGCTCGGCAAGCGTGATTACGAAGGCCGGCTGCGCACGAGATCAACCTAA